Proteins from a single region of Oryza brachyantha chromosome 6, ObraRS2, whole genome shotgun sequence:
- the LOC102722872 gene encoding patellin-2-like, translating into MATRPSPRSREGARPRSTSGRPPSSPRNSSDSSRRSSFAATSSASDKPVPSFLRPTVSSSLHSSSSSSSLLSPSSKGGTGGTPRRSTDKAPAGSAPRPITPKAKVAASTSRWSAMSPRQLMQKASNAIKGSSSSSKSRAKKEKEATTSAATTAAGKEEVTPANTGSGKAVVSAPAETKIAQSVEEHHQQPPEAPAESSPAAVAVQAEAAAPEPKAEQDKRQEETPQEVAATVEERGHEQEETAQEVVAAMEERGQEEEPVSTGEPEGEAEEEAVAVVVKTDAPELEETPAQTGAIAEPETEIQRNAEDEPPPPPDAIVEETTELATQNGRQDEPESTTVEDTAVEEAIKAEEERQQEEAPRPGENTENSVISEDPKEEEPAVNDDTEAQEQVPEVVKVAVEPIIPSEPATPLEEARDDAETAQASPSEPATPAAEEATTNKEKAAIDTTLTTPGPATAPPVKEAAKAVKEGTSTGTDTEKTKLTFKGSKVKTAMEKRSSEEQPKKKDVARSNDVIEETKKTLLEKRKSKVRALVGAFETVMDTSPGKSS; encoded by the coding sequence atggcgacacggccgtcgccgcggtcGCGAGAAGGGGCGCGGCCACGAAGCACCAGCGGCAGGCCTCCGTCGAGCCCGCGCAACAGCTCCGActcctcccgccgctcctcctTCGCCGCGACCTCCTCGGCGTCCGACAAGCCGGTGCCGTCGTTCCTCCGCCCCACCGTGAGCTCGTCGTTGCACAGCTCGTCCTCTTCGTCGTCGTTGTTGTCGCCCTCATCCAAGGGCGGTACCGGAGGAACGCCGAGGAGGTCCACCGACAAGGCCCCGGCGGGATCAGCGCCGCGGCCGATCACGCCCAAGGCCAAGGTGGCGGCGTCCACGTCGCGATGGTCCGCGATGTCGCCGAGGCAGCTGATGCAGAAGGCGTCCAATGCCATcaaaggcagcagcagcagcagcaagtcaCGCGCCAAGAAAGAGAAGGAGGCGACCACCTCGGCGGCAACCACGGCCGCCGGCAAGGAGGAGGTCACTCCGGCGAACACGGGGTCCGGCAAGGCGGTTGTCAGTGCTCCGGCCGAAACCAAGATAGCCCAGTCCGTGGAGGAGCACCACCAGCAGCCCCCTGAAGCGCCCGCCGAGTCATcaccagccgccgtcgccgtgcaagcagaggcggcggcTCCGGAGCCCAAAGCAGAGCAAGACAAACGGCAGGAGGAGACGCCGCAAGAAGTTGCCGCGacggtggaggagagaggccATGAGCAGGAGGAGACGGCGCAAGAAGTTGTCGCAGCAATGGAGGAGAGAGGCCAAGAGGAGGAGCCGGTTAGCACGGGAGAGCCAGAAGGagaagcagaggaggaggccgtcgccgtcgtggtaAAGACAGATGCGCCGGAGCTGGAAGAGACGCCGGCGCAAACCGGCGCCATTGCAGAGCCAGAAACAGAGATTCAGAGGAATGCAGAGGAtgagccgccgcctccgcctgaCGCCATTGTCGAAGAAACAACGGAATTGGCAACGCAGAACGGGCGGCAAGATGAACCCGAATCCACCACGGTTGAAGACACAGCCGTGGAGGAGGCGATCAaggccgaggaggagagaCAGCAAGAAGAGGCACCGAGACCGGGAGAGAACACGGAGAACTCTGTGATCTCTGAAGATCCAAAGGAGGAAGAACCTGCGGTTAATGATGACACTGAAGCACAAGAGCAAGTTCCCGAGGTGGTAAAAGTGGCAGTGGAGCCGATCATCCCATCGGAGCCAGCGACGCCGCTGGAAGAAGCTCGCGACGATGCGGAGACAGCGCAAGCGAGCCCGTCGGAACCCgcaacgccggcggcggaagaAGCTACCACCAACAAGGAGAAGGCCGCGATCGATACTACCCTGACGACTCCAGGACCAGcaacggcgccgccggtgaaaGAAGCTGCCAAGGCGGTGAAGGAGGGCACGTCCACGGGGACGGACACGGAGAAGACGAAGCTGACGTTCAAGGGGAGCAAGGTGAAGACGGCGATGGAGAAGCGGTCGTCGGAGGAGCAGCCGAAGAAGAAGGACGTGGCGCGGAGCAACGACGTGATCGAGGAGACCAAGAAGACGCTGctggagaagaggaagagcaaGGTGAGGGCGCTGGTCGGGGCGTTCGAGACGGTCATGGACACCAGCCCGGGAAAATCGAGCTGA
- the LOC102699320 gene encoding protein STAR1 isoform X1 — protein MAPRFCSLLQKPPTSVGAGKKVGEYPIKKTNAIDPIRRARIPTSILPPPPFPHSPARFDLLRRLVSPMGSASVEENGVREHLLDVDGGEGEGAPAAVAGMPKIRVRGLSRRSEASGEEILRGVDLDVPRGVVVGVIGPSGSGKSTLLRALNRLWEPAPGAVLLDGVDICAIDVLALRRRVGMLFQLPAMFDGTVADNVRYGPQLRGKKLTDAEVQSLLSLADLDPALCSRPASELSVGQAQRVALARTLANDPEVLLLDEPTSALDPISTQNIEEAIVRLKKTRGLTTVMVSHSVKQIQRIADLVCLVVAGEVVEVLPPSGLSEAKHPMARRFLELS, from the exons ATGGCACCGCGCTTTTGCAGTTTGCTCCAAAAGCCGCCCACCTCAGTTGGAGCCGGGAAAAAAGTTGGCGAATACCCAATAAAAAAGACGAACGCGATCGATCCGATCCGACGTGCCCGGATTCCCACTTCGATCctcccacctcctcctttCCCCCACTCTCCTGCTCGCTTCGATCTTCTTCGCCGTCTCGTCTCTCCGATGGGCTCAGCTTCAG TTGAAGAGAACGGCGTCAGGGAGCACCTGCTGgacgtggacggcggcgagggggaaggtgcgccggcggcggtggccgggatGCCGAAGATACGGGTGCGCGGGCTGTCGCGGCGGTCGGAGGCGAGCGGCGAGGAGATCCTTCGCGGGGTCGACCTGGACGTGCCGCGCGGCGTGGTCGTCGGCGTCATCGGCcccagcggcagcggcaagtCCACGCTGCTCCGCGCGCTCAACCGCCTCTGGGAGCCCGCGCCGGGCGCCGTGCTCCTCGACGGCGTCGACATCTGCGCCATCGACGTCCTCGCGCTCCGCCGCAGGGTCGGCATGCTCTTCCAGCTCCCCGCCATGTTCGACG GAACCGTGGCTGACAACGTGCGATACGGGCCACAACTTCGCGGGAAGAAGCTGACCGACGCGGAAGTGCAGAGCCTACTGAGCCTCGCCGACCTCGACCCTGCTCTCTGCTCCCGCCCTGCCTCCGAGCTCTCCGTCGGCCAGGCGCAGCGCGTCGCCTTGGCCCGCACCCTCGCCAACGACCCAGAG GTGCTTCTGCTGGATGAGCCGACGAGCGCGCTGGACCCGATCTCGACGCAGAACATCGAGGAGGCGATCGTGCGGCTGAAGAAGACGAGGGGGCTCACCACGGTGATGGTCTCCCACAGCGTCAAGCAGATCCAGCGCATCGCCGACCTGGTctgcctcgtcgtcgccggcgaggtcgtcgAGGTGCTCCCGCCGTCGGGGCTGTCCGAGGCCAAGCACCCCATGGCACGCCGCTTCCTCGAGCTAAGCTGA
- the LOC102699320 gene encoding protein STAR1 isoform X2 has protein sequence MAPRFCSLLQKPPTSVGAGKKVGEYPIKKTNAIDPIRRARIPTSILPPPPFPHSPARFDLLRRLVSPMGSASENGVREHLLDVDGGEGEGAPAAVAGMPKIRVRGLSRRSEASGEEILRGVDLDVPRGVVVGVIGPSGSGKSTLLRALNRLWEPAPGAVLLDGVDICAIDVLALRRRVGMLFQLPAMFDGTVADNVRYGPQLRGKKLTDAEVQSLLSLADLDPALCSRPASELSVGQAQRVALARTLANDPEVLLLDEPTSALDPISTQNIEEAIVRLKKTRGLTTVMVSHSVKQIQRIADLVCLVVAGEVVEVLPPSGLSEAKHPMARRFLELS, from the exons ATGGCACCGCGCTTTTGCAGTTTGCTCCAAAAGCCGCCCACCTCAGTTGGAGCCGGGAAAAAAGTTGGCGAATACCCAATAAAAAAGACGAACGCGATCGATCCGATCCGACGTGCCCGGATTCCCACTTCGATCctcccacctcctcctttCCCCCACTCTCCTGCTCGCTTCGATCTTCTTCGCCGTCTCGTCTCTCCGATGGGCTCAGCTTCAG AGAACGGCGTCAGGGAGCACCTGCTGgacgtggacggcggcgagggggaaggtgcgccggcggcggtggccgggatGCCGAAGATACGGGTGCGCGGGCTGTCGCGGCGGTCGGAGGCGAGCGGCGAGGAGATCCTTCGCGGGGTCGACCTGGACGTGCCGCGCGGCGTGGTCGTCGGCGTCATCGGCcccagcggcagcggcaagtCCACGCTGCTCCGCGCGCTCAACCGCCTCTGGGAGCCCGCGCCGGGCGCCGTGCTCCTCGACGGCGTCGACATCTGCGCCATCGACGTCCTCGCGCTCCGCCGCAGGGTCGGCATGCTCTTCCAGCTCCCCGCCATGTTCGACG GAACCGTGGCTGACAACGTGCGATACGGGCCACAACTTCGCGGGAAGAAGCTGACCGACGCGGAAGTGCAGAGCCTACTGAGCCTCGCCGACCTCGACCCTGCTCTCTGCTCCCGCCCTGCCTCCGAGCTCTCCGTCGGCCAGGCGCAGCGCGTCGCCTTGGCCCGCACCCTCGCCAACGACCCAGAG GTGCTTCTGCTGGATGAGCCGACGAGCGCGCTGGACCCGATCTCGACGCAGAACATCGAGGAGGCGATCGTGCGGCTGAAGAAGACGAGGGGGCTCACCACGGTGATGGTCTCCCACAGCGTCAAGCAGATCCAGCGCATCGCCGACCTGGTctgcctcgtcgtcgccggcgaggtcgtcgAGGTGCTCCCGCCGTCGGGGCTGTCCGAGGCCAAGCACCCCATGGCACGCCGCTTCCTCGAGCTAAGCTGA